In Desulfosalsimonas propionicica, one DNA window encodes the following:
- a CDS encoding alpha amylase C-terminal domain-containing protein: MEPWQQLVALDSYLEPYAETIRRRADYISALEDRLTGGNQSLADFASGHEYFGLHLRNNQWVFREWAPNAEAVYLIGDMTGWKEDPGFSLVPAEAPGVWEIQLPADRLGHKDLYRLRIYWPGGSGDRIPAWTRRVVQDPETLIFNAQVWVPDSPYVWRHPGFVCPDRPPLIYEVHVGMAQQEKKVGTYSEFVDRVLPRIAAAGYNTIQLMAVQEHPYYASFGYQVSNFFAASSRFGTPEQLKELVDAAHGAGLCVLMDLVHSHAVANEAEGLSRFDGTDYQYFHSGARGHHPGWDSRLFDYGKPEVLHFLLSNCRFWLDEYGFDGFRFDGITSMLYTHHGLEKAFVSYEDYFDNSVDEDALAYLCLANKLIHEIREDAVTIAEDVSGMPGLSLENKSGGIGFDYRFAMGIADYWIRVIKEYSDEHWPLGTIWHELTNRRAEERTISYAESHDQALVGDQALIFRLIGKDIYAHMHKDDPRMTVDRGVALHKMIRLITLATAGHGYLNFMGNEFGHPEWIDFPRAENNWSYAYARRQWHLADAPDLKFKCLGDFDRAMIETAKKCAILSKAEPALLWHHESDKVLAFERNGCVFVFNFHPAQSYTDYRISAPAGTYTTILDSDAESYGGHGRLYSGQRHFTLHEDTHDGPRDFLQLYLPTRTALVLFRESDKS; the protein is encoded by the coding sequence ATGGAACCCTGGCAACAGCTTGTCGCACTTGATTCGTATCTGGAGCCCTATGCGGAGACCATCCGGAGACGGGCTGATTACATCAGCGCCCTGGAGGACCGCCTGACCGGGGGCAATCAGTCCCTGGCCGATTTTGCCTCCGGTCACGAGTATTTCGGCCTGCATTTGCGAAACAATCAATGGGTGTTCCGGGAGTGGGCGCCCAATGCCGAGGCGGTTTATCTCATCGGCGACATGACCGGGTGGAAGGAGGACCCGGGCTTTTCCCTGGTGCCCGCAGAGGCTCCGGGTGTATGGGAAATTCAACTGCCCGCAGACCGGCTGGGGCACAAGGATCTTTACCGGCTCCGGATTTACTGGCCCGGGGGCTCCGGTGACAGGATTCCTGCATGGACCCGCCGGGTGGTCCAGGATCCGGAAACCCTGATCTTCAATGCCCAGGTATGGGTGCCGGATTCGCCCTATGTGTGGCGTCACCCCGGATTTGTCTGCCCTGACCGGCCGCCGCTGATCTATGAGGTGCACGTGGGCATGGCCCAGCAGGAAAAGAAGGTGGGCACGTATTCCGAGTTTGTGGACCGGGTGCTGCCGCGCATCGCTGCTGCCGGATACAATACCATCCAGCTCATGGCTGTACAGGAACATCCCTATTACGCCTCTTTCGGTTACCAGGTGTCCAATTTTTTTGCGGCATCGTCTCGCTTCGGCACCCCGGAGCAGCTCAAGGAGTTGGTGGATGCCGCCCATGGGGCGGGTCTGTGCGTGCTCATGGATCTTGTGCACTCCCACGCCGTGGCAAACGAGGCAGAGGGCTTGAGCCGGTTTGATGGTACGGATTATCAATATTTTCATTCAGGCGCCCGGGGCCATCACCCCGGATGGGATTCCCGGCTGTTTGACTACGGCAAACCAGAGGTCCTGCACTTTCTGCTTTCCAACTGCCGGTTCTGGCTCGATGAGTACGGGTTTGACGGATTTCGCTTCGACGGCATCACCAGCATGCTCTATACCCATCACGGGCTGGAAAAAGCCTTTGTTTCCTACGAGGATTATTTTGACAACAGTGTGGATGAAGATGCCCTGGCCTATCTGTGCCTGGCCAACAAGCTGATCCATGAGATCCGTGAAGATGCCGTCACCATTGCCGAGGATGTATCGGGGATGCCCGGGCTTTCCCTGGAAAACAAATCCGGGGGTATTGGCTTTGATTACCGGTTTGCCATGGGCATTGCCGACTACTGGATCCGGGTGATCAAGGAATATAGCGACGAGCACTGGCCCCTGGGAACGATCTGGCACGAGCTGACCAACCGGCGCGCCGAGGAGCGGACCATCAGCTATGCCGAATCCCACGATCAGGCCCTGGTGGGCGATCAGGCCCTGATTTTTCGGCTGATCGGCAAAGACATCTATGCGCACATGCACAAAGACGATCCCAGGATGACAGTGGACCGGGGCGTGGCCCTGCACAAAATGATCCGGCTGATCACCCTGGCCACGGCCGGCCATGGATATCTCAATTTCATGGGAAATGAGTTCGGCCATCCCGAGTGGATCGATTTTCCCAGGGCTGAAAACAATTGGTCCTACGCCTATGCCAGAAGGCAATGGCACCTGGCCGATGCCCCGGATCTGAAATTCAAGTGCCTGGGCGATTTTGACCGGGCCATGATTGAAACGGCCAAAAAATGTGCAATTCTGTCAAAGGCAGAGCCCGCCCTGCTTTGGCATCATGAATCCGACAAGGTCCTGGCCTTTGAGCGAAACGGGTGTGTGTTTGTATTCAACTTTCATCCAGCGCAGTCCTATACGGATTACCGGATTTCAGCCCCGGCCGGGACCTACACCACCATCCTGGACTCGGATGCGGAGTCATACGGCGGCCACGGCCGTCTTTATTCCGGCCAGCGGCATTTCACCCTTCATGAAGACACCCATGACGGCCCCCGGGATTTTCTGCAGCTTTATCTGCCCACCCGCACGGCCCTGGTGCTTTTTCGGGAATCGGACAAGAGCTGA
- a CDS encoding ABC transporter ATP-binding protein — protein sequence MPDTPAEPMVQIQGIKKTYSEDRSLFAGSAPALTAIDGVSLCIEKGEVFGLVGASGSGKTTLGRLLLKLEEIDAGQIRFQGKDISGLKGAALKDFRRRVQLIPQDPYQSLNPYMSIFDTVAEPLIIHGIRSSEARRQKAAQALDAAGLSPAADFFPSYPHQLSGGQRQRAAIARAMVLSPEFVIADEPTSMLDATISFTIFKLLADLRKTQGVTLLFITHDLAAARFLCDRIAVIYKGQIVESGLSEQVINNPGSDYTRALIKAQPRFSFVNQ from the coding sequence ATGCCAGACACCCCCGCAGAACCCATGGTGCAAATCCAGGGAATCAAAAAAACCTACAGCGAAGATCGGTCCCTGTTTGCCGGATCCGCCCCGGCGCTGACAGCCATTGACGGGGTCAGTCTTTGCATTGAAAAAGGCGAGGTCTTCGGCCTGGTGGGGGCCAGCGGTTCGGGCAAAACCACCCTGGGCCGGCTGCTGCTGAAACTCGAAGAAATCGATGCAGGGCAAATCCGGTTTCAGGGAAAAGACATCTCCGGTTTGAAAGGCGCGGCCTTAAAAGATTTCCGCCGCCGGGTCCAGCTCATCCCCCAGGACCCATACCAGTCATTGAATCCGTATATGTCCATATTTGACACCGTGGCCGAACCCCTGATCATCCACGGCATCCGCAGCAGCGAGGCCCGCAGGCAAAAAGCGGCTCAGGCCCTTGATGCCGCGGGTCTTAGCCCGGCAGCGGATTTTTTTCCCAGCTACCCTCATCAGCTAAGCGGCGGCCAGCGCCAGCGGGCCGCCATTGCCCGGGCCATGGTCCTCTCCCCGGAATTTGTGATTGCAGACGAGCCCACCTCCATGCTCGATGCCACCATTTCCTTTACCATTTTCAAACTCCTGGCGGATCTGCGGAAAACACAGGGGGTCACGCTTTTGTTTATCACCCATGACCTAGCTGCAGCCCGGTTTTTGTGCGACCGCATTGCGGTGATCTACAAGGGGCAGATCGTGGAGTCCGGACTGTCCGAGCAGGTGATCAACAACCCCGGATCCGACTACACCCGCGCTTTGATCAAAGCCCAGCCCCGCTTTTCCTTTGTCAACCAATAA
- a CDS encoding ABC transporter ATP-binding protein: MALLEVENLTIAYKTRRETAIAADRVNFSLKRGRSVGIVGESGCGKTTLGMALLRLLPSNGFVKSGRITFDGMDLLGLPDARMQRVRWKRIAMIFQAAMNAWNPVQRIGDQILEAIRTHDPKITKAEAVKQVEQLYELVEIPSDRIFDFPHQYSGGMKQRAIIAMALACNPDLIIADEPTTALDVIVQDQILQKIKAIQKEKNIALIFISHDIGVVAGVCHEIMVMYRGKIVEAGRREEVFEVPVHPYTRALLSSYLTIDGVFEIRDKQAPAPPCTPAEALSKELCGYVHLCPHASEACRSRPPQWREITPTHKVLCSLCR; encoded by the coding sequence ATGGCCCTGCTTGAAGTCGAAAATCTCACCATTGCCTACAAAACCCGCAGAGAAACGGCCATTGCCGCAGACCGGGTGAATTTCTCCCTGAAGCGGGGCAGATCCGTGGGGATTGTGGGCGAATCCGGATGCGGCAAAACCACCCTGGGAATGGCGCTTCTGCGGCTTCTGCCCTCAAACGGATTTGTCAAGAGCGGGCGGATCACCTTTGACGGCATGGACCTGCTGGGCCTGCCGGATGCCCGGATGCAGCGGGTTCGCTGGAAACGCATAGCCATGATTTTCCAGGCCGCCATGAACGCCTGGAACCCGGTTCAGCGCATCGGGGATCAAATCCTCGAGGCCATCCGCACCCATGATCCCAAAATCACAAAAGCCGAGGCGGTCAAACAGGTAGAGCAGCTCTATGAACTGGTGGAGATCCCTTCGGACCGGATCTTTGATTTTCCCCACCAGTACAGCGGGGGCATGAAGCAGCGGGCCATTATCGCCATGGCCCTTGCCTGCAACCCGGATCTCATCATCGCAGACGAGCCCACAACCGCCCTGGATGTCATTGTCCAGGACCAGATCCTGCAAAAAATCAAGGCCATCCAGAAAGAAAAAAACATTGCCCTGATCTTCATCTCCCATGACATCGGGGTGGTGGCCGGGGTGTGCCACGAAATCATGGTCATGTACCGGGGCAAAATCGTGGAGGCCGGCCGCCGGGAAGAGGTCTTCGAGGTTCCGGTGCACCCTTACACCCGGGCGCTTTTGTCTTCGTATCTCACCATTGACGGGGTGTTTGAAATCCGGGACAAGCAGGCGCCGGCGCCCCCGTGCACCCCGGCCGAAGCCTTGTCAAAGGAACTTTGCGGATATGTGCATCTGTGCCCCCATGCCTCGGAGGCCTGCCGCAGCCGCCCGCCGCAATGGCGGGAAATCACACCAACCCATAAAGTATTGTGCAGCTTATGCCGGTAA
- a CDS encoding ABC transporter permease yields the protein MNFSAETRAAGNTVAANRSYNLQRFLDGWALFYENPVGKLGVFLLVCFGIMALISYIPPLIDPMYHPMTGVDPSISTATGPSAKHWLGTDNLGRDLFTQLLTGARIAFMVGISAAFMSIVFGTLIGMIAGYAGRVTDAALMRFADMIMVMPSLLVVLLLASLFGQLNIWIIVLLIALFRWPGVSRVIRSQTLSLKQRPFIDMARVAGASHMRIIFRHILPNVLPMACLYMTFRVTSAIIVEAALAFLGFGDPNTVSWGMMLQWVWKTGHMFQAPYWLLPPGICISLITLSFYLIGRAMEEVLDPRLRKEENFE from the coding sequence ATGAATTTTTCCGCAGAAACCCGGGCAGCGGGCAACACGGTTGCCGCCAATCGTTCCTATAATCTCCAGCGGTTTTTAGACGGCTGGGCCCTGTTCTACGAAAACCCCGTGGGAAAACTCGGGGTGTTTCTGCTTGTCTGCTTCGGGATCATGGCCCTGATCAGCTATATCCCCCCGCTGATCGATCCCATGTACCACCCCATGACCGGGGTGGATCCTTCGATTTCAACCGCCACCGGCCCCAGTGCAAAGCATTGGCTGGGCACGGACAACCTGGGGCGGGATCTTTTCACCCAGCTTCTGACCGGCGCGCGCATCGCCTTTATGGTTGGGATATCCGCGGCTTTTATGAGCATTGTGTTTGGCACCCTTATCGGCATGATCGCCGGTTATGCCGGCCGGGTCACGGATGCCGCGCTCATGCGGTTTGCCGACATGATCATGGTCATGCCCTCGCTTCTGGTGGTGCTCTTGCTGGCATCCCTGTTCGGCCAGTTAAACATCTGGATTATTGTGCTGTTAATCGCCCTGTTCCGGTGGCCCGGGGTCTCCCGGGTCATCCGCTCCCAGACCCTGTCGCTGAAACAGCGGCCCTTTATCGACATGGCCCGGGTGGCCGGGGCCTCTCATATGCGCATCATTTTCCGGCACATTCTGCCCAATGTACTGCCCATGGCATGTTTGTACATGACCTTCCGGGTGACCTCGGCCATTATCGTGGAGGCCGCCCTGGCCTTTCTGGGTTTCGGCGATCCAAACACCGTAAGCTGGGGCATGATGCTCCAGTGGGTCTGGAAAACCGGGCACATGTTCCAGGCCCCTTACTGGCTCCTGCCGCCGGGCATCTGCATTTCCCTTATCACCCTGTCGTTTTACCTCATCGGCCGGGCCATGGAGGAAGTACTGGACCCGCGGCTGAGAAAGGAGGAAAATTTTGAGTAA
- a CDS encoding ABC transporter permease produces MHFRKLIFRRIIEVMAIFFLILTGLFLLFHLSPGDPVSRMVQPGMSAEDASMLISQLGLDQPLWLQYLYYVKNFFTGNFGISFHYGQPVIHIIGRRLPNTILLFTTSVILSAAAGVFWGKLVAWYKGRPIDTWVTILALVCHTLFLPWIALLFIWIFAYHVGWFPLNGMITPEVWINPSAGFLTKAADIGHHMLLPLLTLFIIHVGSYLLIMRSSMLETLKEDYILTARAKGLSEKRVRNRHAAPNAYLPVVTSIGLSLAFSINGGALTETVFSWPGIGRELIFAVSNNDYPLALACFLFISLVVLVANVIVDVLYAYLDPRIRY; encoded by the coding sequence ATGCACTTTCGCAAGCTGATCTTCCGCCGCATTATTGAGGTGATGGCCATATTCTTTTTGATTCTCACCGGGCTGTTTCTCCTGTTTCACCTGTCTCCGGGTGATCCGGTCTCCAGGATGGTTCAGCCGGGCATGAGCGCAGAAGACGCCAGCATGCTCATCTCCCAGCTCGGGCTTGACCAGCCCTTGTGGCTGCAGTATCTATATTACGTGAAAAATTTTTTTACCGGCAATTTCGGAATCTCCTTTCACTACGGCCAGCCCGTGATCCATATCATCGGCCGCCGCCTGCCCAACACCATCCTGCTGTTTACCACGTCAGTGATCCTGTCGGCCGCAGCCGGGGTATTCTGGGGCAAACTCGTGGCATGGTACAAGGGCCGGCCCATTGACACCTGGGTCACGATCCTGGCCCTGGTCTGCCACACCCTGTTTCTTCCCTGGATCGCCCTGCTGTTTATCTGGATTTTTGCCTATCACGTGGGCTGGTTTCCCTTAAACGGCATGATCACCCCGGAGGTGTGGATCAATCCGTCAGCAGGATTTCTAACAAAGGCCGCAGACATCGGCCACCACATGCTTTTGCCCCTTCTGACCCTGTTTATCATCCACGTGGGCTCCTATCTGCTGATCATGCGCAGCAGCATGCTCGAAACCTTAAAAGAAGACTATATTCTCACGGCCCGGGCCAAGGGACTTTCGGAAAAAAGGGTCAGAAATCGCCATGCCGCGCCCAATGCGTATCTGCCGGTGGTCACCAGCATCGGACTGAGCCTGGCCTTTTCCATCAACGGCGGGGCACTGACCGAAACCGTGTTTTCATGGCCGGGCATCGGCAGAGAGCTGATCTTTGCGGTGAGCAACAATGATTACCCCCTGGCCCTGGCCTGCTTTTTGTTTATCTCCCTTGTGGTGCTTGTGGCAAATGTGATCGTGGATGTTTTATATGCTTATCTGGACCCGAGGATCCGGTACTGA
- a CDS encoding ABC transporter substrate-binding protein, giving the protein MRFFPKLFVSSLIFMAAAMVLLWPPASGHAAGSTLRVGIAEEPRTLNVWMATDANSNKILSLIYQPLYTEHPETLELTPWLAKAMPEWDADTNTYTMELREAKWSDGSPVTAEDVVFTVNTIKSFKVPKYHSEWQFVEKAEAVDKQTVRFYLEEPRATFLTRSLINYVMPKKQWAPIVKQAKEQEKPLGALLNARVEKPLGCGPFVLERWQEGNFVYLTENPHFFGRGQTIQGHQLGPHVDAVLFKVYGTADVAILSLKKGDIDFLWWSIQPGYLKDLEQNKNIRVMINEKSALYYMGFNVRKKPFSDPALRRAAAVIIDRDFIVKRVLQGYGARMDSIVPSENRFWCAPDMPEYGRGLDREQRTKKAWKILAQAGYSWKRPPVDENGRMVSPSTIVRPDGNQMEKFTILTPPADYDPNRATCGILIQEWLKELGIPASARPMSFGALLETVKKNHDFDAFILGYGRLALDPDYLRSFFHSGNDKPGGWNMSGYHNPEFDKLAEASIAEMDTKKRRKRLYQMQEIIMEDVPYIPLYNPAAIEAVDTRTFSGWVPMVEGIGNIWSFCSVRPQ; this is encoded by the coding sequence ATGCGCTTTTTTCCCAAACTGTTTGTTTCGTCTCTAATTTTTATGGCAGCCGCCATGGTTTTGCTCTGGCCCCCCGCCTCCGGCCATGCCGCGGGAAGCACGCTTCGGGTGGGAATTGCCGAAGAGCCGCGAACACTGAATGTCTGGATGGCAACCGATGCCAATTCCAACAAGATTCTGTCTCTGATCTATCAGCCCCTTTACACCGAGCACCCGGAAACCCTGGAACTTACCCCCTGGCTGGCAAAGGCCATGCCCGAGTGGGACGCGGATACAAACACCTACACCATGGAACTCAGGGAAGCCAAATGGTCGGACGGCTCCCCTGTGACCGCAGAAGATGTGGTGTTTACGGTCAATACCATCAAATCCTTTAAAGTGCCCAAATATCACTCGGAATGGCAGTTCGTGGAAAAGGCCGAAGCCGTGGACAAGCAGACAGTACGGTTCTATCTGGAAGAACCCCGGGCCACGTTTCTCACCCGAAGCCTGATCAACTATGTCATGCCAAAAAAACAATGGGCGCCCATTGTCAAACAGGCAAAAGAGCAGGAAAAACCCCTGGGTGCGCTGTTAAACGCCCGGGTGGAAAAACCCCTGGGGTGCGGCCCGTTTGTGCTGGAGCGCTGGCAGGAGGGAAATTTCGTCTATCTCACGGAAAATCCCCATTTTTTCGGCCGGGGGCAGACAATCCAGGGCCACCAACTGGGCCCCCATGTGGATGCCGTGCTTTTCAAGGTATACGGAACAGCCGATGTGGCCATCCTTTCTTTGAAAAAAGGCGACATTGATTTTCTCTGGTGGTCCATTCAGCCCGGCTATCTCAAGGATCTGGAACAAAACAAAAACATCCGGGTGATGATCAATGAAAAAAGCGCCCTGTACTACATGGGCTTTAATGTGAGAAAAAAACCCTTTTCCGACCCGGCCCTGCGTCGGGCCGCAGCTGTGATCATTGACCGCGATTTTATTGTCAAACGGGTCCTGCAGGGTTACGGCGCCAGGATGGATTCCATTGTTCCGTCTGAAAACCGGTTCTGGTGCGCCCCGGACATGCCCGAATACGGCAGGGGACTGGACCGGGAGCAACGGACCAAAAAAGCCTGGAAAATCCTGGCTCAAGCCGGCTACAGCTGGAAACGGCCGCCTGTGGATGAAAACGGCCGAATGGTTTCGCCATCCACAATTGTGCGGCCTGACGGCAATCAGATGGAGAAATTCACCATCCTGACCCCGCCGGCCGATTATGACCCCAACCGGGCCACCTGCGGCATCCTGATCCAGGAATGGCTAAAGGAACTGGGCATTCCCGCATCCGCACGGCCCATGTCCTTTGGCGCTTTGCTGGAAACCGTGAAAAAAAATCATGATTTTGACGCCTTTATCCTGGGCTACGGCCGGCTGGCCCTGGATCCGGATTATTTGCGCAGTTTTTTCCATTCCGGCAACGACAAGCCCGGTGGATGGAACATGAGCGGCTATCACAACCCGGAATTCGACAAACTGGCAGAAGCCTCCATTGCGGAAATGGATACAAAAAAACGGCGGAAACGGCTTTATCAAATGCAGGAAATCATCATGGAAGACGTGCCCTACATCCCCCTCTACAACCCGGCCGCCATCGAGGCCGTGGACACCAGAACCTTTAGCGGATGGGTTCCCATGGTGGAAGGAATCGGCAATATCTGGTCGTTTTGCAGCGTCAGACCCCAATAA
- the gshB gene encoding glutathione synthase, giving the protein MQIAFVMDRLEGIDPVFETTAALMYECNQRGHSVLFLEPHDIYVRRQHIVARMKDVTVARDLSIKQYWDKAVARQQEESISFEELTELDALFLRKDPPLNYSSVEFLAPIRNQVFMVNDPFGMVLGNSKLYTLNFPDLTPETHISRDPSRLRKIIDNFGGDMVIKPLGRFGGQGIIKVSTRDPENLNSLIHYYVGAHKPYADREQIMVQEYLKGVKEKGDVRILMLNGEILGAMCRKPPDGSFRTNIHAGGKAFAHAITARERQICEQIRPRLLADGLYFVGLDLIDEKLIEVNCVSPGGIPRINRLENIRMETRVIDFVEQMALARKQSRQAALK; this is encoded by the coding sequence ATGCAAATAGCTTTTGTCATGGATCGGCTGGAAGGCATTGATCCGGTTTTTGAAACCACTGCGGCCCTTATGTATGAATGCAACCAGCGGGGACATTCGGTGTTGTTTCTCGAACCCCATGACATCTATGTGCGCCGACAGCATATCGTGGCCCGGATGAAAGATGTCACAGTGGCCCGGGATCTTTCCATAAAACAATACTGGGACAAAGCCGTCGCCCGGCAGCAGGAGGAGTCGATCAGCTTTGAGGAACTCACGGAACTCGACGCCCTTTTCCTTCGCAAAGATCCGCCCCTGAACTACAGCTCGGTTGAATTTCTGGCCCCGATCCGCAACCAGGTCTTTATGGTAAATGATCCCTTCGGTATGGTTCTGGGCAACAGCAAGCTCTATACCCTGAATTTTCCGGACCTGACCCCGGAAACCCACATTTCCCGTGACCCGTCCCGGCTGCGCAAAATCATCGATAACTTCGGCGGTGACATGGTCATCAAGCCCCTGGGCCGCTTCGGGGGCCAGGGCATTATCAAGGTCAGCACCCGGGACCCGGAAAACCTCAACTCCCTGATTCACTATTACGTAGGCGCTCACAAGCCCTATGCCGATCGCGAACAGATCATGGTCCAGGAATACCTAAAAGGGGTCAAGGAAAAGGGGGATGTCCGCATTTTAATGCTAAACGGGGAAATTCTGGGGGCCATGTGCAGAAAACCCCCGGACGGCAGCTTCCGGACCAACATTCATGCCGGCGGCAAGGCCTTCGCCCATGCCATCACCGCCAGGGAACGGCAGATATGCGAGCAGATCCGGCCCCGCCTTCTTGCCGACGGTCTTTATTTTGTGGGCCTTGATCTGATAGATGAAAAATTAATCGAGGTCAACTGCGTCAGTCCCGGGGGTATTCCCCGGATCAACCGGCTGGAAAATATCCGCATGGAAACCCGTGTCATAGACTTTGTGGAACAAATGGCCCTTGCCCGAAAACAATCCCGGCAGGCGGCGCTCAAATAA